From Streptomyces sp. NBC_01754, a single genomic window includes:
- a CDS encoding transketolase family protein, whose protein sequence is MDTMRDRFVTTTSQLLDEDPRLAVVLAEISRDGFDAAARAHPDRVVNVGIREQLLIGAGAGMALTGMRPIMHTFASFLVERPFEQVKLDLGHQGVGGVLVSAGASHDWPAGGFTHMAPGDVALLDTLDGWTIHVPGHPDEAEALLRRAVASDDRVYVRLSLQSNRAGRAVTGEGFTTLRRGSAGVVAAVGPMLDNVLAATEGLDVTVLYTATVRPFDASGLRRAAGAGTAADVVIVEPYLAGTSTGAAGDALADLPHRLLGLGVARGELRRYGRLEEHLAAHGLDPHGLRGRITGFLRP, encoded by the coding sequence ATGGACACCATGCGCGACCGCTTCGTCACCACCACCTCACAGCTGCTGGACGAGGACCCGCGCCTCGCCGTCGTCCTCGCCGAGATCAGCCGCGACGGCTTCGACGCCGCCGCGCGGGCCCACCCCGACCGGGTGGTCAACGTGGGGATCAGGGAGCAGTTGCTGATCGGCGCGGGGGCCGGAATGGCCCTCACCGGTATGCGCCCCATCATGCACACGTTCGCCAGCTTCCTGGTGGAGCGGCCGTTCGAGCAGGTGAAGCTCGATCTGGGCCATCAGGGAGTGGGGGGTGTGCTCGTCAGCGCCGGGGCTTCCCACGACTGGCCCGCCGGAGGGTTCACGCACATGGCACCGGGCGACGTGGCCCTCCTGGACACCCTCGACGGCTGGACGATCCACGTCCCGGGCCATCCCGACGAGGCGGAGGCACTGCTGAGGCGGGCCGTCGCGTCGGACGACCGTGTCTACGTACGCCTCTCCCTCCAGTCGAACCGTGCGGGACGGGCGGTGACCGGGGAGGGGTTCACCACGCTGCGGCGGGGCTCCGCGGGGGTGGTGGCCGCCGTCGGACCGATGCTGGACAACGTGCTCGCCGCGACGGAGGGCCTGGACGTGACGGTCCTGTACACCGCCACCGTGCGCCCCTTCGACGCCTCGGGACTGCGCCGCGCGGCCGGGGCGGGGACGGCGGCCGACGTGGTGATCGTCGAGCCCTACCTGGCCGGTACGTCGACGGGCGCGGCCGGCGACGCCCTCGCCGACCTGCCCCACCGGCTGCTCGGCCTGGGGGTCGCCCGCGGGGAGCTGCGCCGGTACGGGAGGCTGGAGGAGCACCTGGCCGCACACGGTCTGGACCCGCACGGACTGCGTGGGCGGATCACCGGCTTCCTGCGCCCGTGA
- a CDS encoding transketolase has protein sequence MTHTTEAPVYGYDDLPRLMSLMTGDEKHGPAATSTLDALWVLYDRVLRVSPGTADAPDRDRFLLSKGHGPMAYYAVLVARGFLGEELLPGFGAYDSPLGHHPDRMLVPGAEIGSGSLGHGLPLAVGSVLGVRAQGLTGPRVWVLTGDAELDEGSNHEAIAYAGPAGLEQLHTVVIDNASATYTRPGGVAARFEAAGWSVTTVDGRDHDALYGAFTTPHPGRPHAVVARVVAKH, from the coding sequence ATGACGCACACGACCGAAGCGCCCGTGTACGGGTACGACGACCTGCCCCGGCTGATGAGCCTGATGACCGGCGACGAGAAGCACGGGCCCGCCGCGACCTCCACACTGGACGCGCTGTGGGTGCTGTACGACCGGGTGCTGCGGGTCTCCCCCGGTACGGCCGACGCTCCCGACCGCGACCGCTTCCTGCTGTCGAAGGGGCACGGGCCGATGGCGTACTACGCCGTGCTGGTCGCCCGAGGCTTCCTCGGCGAGGAGCTGCTCCCCGGGTTCGGGGCGTACGACTCGCCGCTCGGACACCACCCGGACCGGATGCTCGTGCCGGGCGCGGAGATCGGCAGCGGCTCGCTGGGGCACGGGCTTCCGCTGGCGGTGGGCAGTGTGCTGGGGGTCCGGGCCCAGGGGCTGACCGGACCGCGCGTCTGGGTGCTGACGGGGGACGCCGAGCTGGACGAGGGCAGCAACCACGAGGCGATCGCCTACGCGGGCCCGGCCGGCCTGGAGCAGCTCCACACCGTGGTGATCGACAACGCCTCCGCGACCTACACCAGGCCGGGCGGCGTCGCCGCGCGGTTCGAGGCCGCCGGCTGGTCGGTCACGACCGTGGACGGACGGGACCACGACGCGCTGTACGGCGCCTTCACCACCCCGCACCCAGGGCGCCCCCATGCGGTGGTCGCCCGCGTCGTCGCCAAGCACTGA
- a CDS encoding ATP-binding protein has translation MTVTTTSRPTGHPGYSETLPREPESAATARRLVCAASTAWGLESAAENGALVVSELVANAVQHARRESIRVVVERAAHDTVRVAVADLSRARPVEREVGDDEEGGRGLRLVAALAADWGTDERRWGKIVWADLKGRG, from the coding sequence ATGACCGTGACCACCACATCCCGACCGACCGGGCATCCCGGCTACAGCGAGACGCTGCCGCGCGAGCCCGAGAGCGCCGCCACCGCGCGACGTCTGGTGTGCGCCGCCAGCACCGCATGGGGACTGGAGAGCGCAGCCGAGAACGGCGCCCTGGTCGTCTCCGAACTGGTGGCCAACGCGGTACAGCACGCGCGGCGGGAGTCCATCCGCGTGGTGGTGGAGCGCGCCGCCCATGACACGGTGCGGGTGGCCGTCGCAGACCTCTCCCGGGCGCGACCCGTGGAGCGCGAGGTGGGCGACGACGAAGAGGGCGGGCGCGGTCTGCGTCTCGTGGCAGCGCTGGCCGCCGACTGGGGCACGGACGAGCGGCGCTGGGGCAAGATCGTGTGGGCCGACCTGAAGGGGCGCGGGTGA
- a CDS encoding formylglycine-generating enzyme family protein — protein MPSSHSPADPAAGPGAVQVPAPVPAGTCCSPGRPRAPEGRAHVPRRAGRGRVTGLVPLPGGAFRMGTDHADRFESDGEGPVREVRLSPFGIAATTVTNAQFARFVKETSYLTDAERFGWSYVFHLLVSPAARGSAPPAADRTPWWLAVDGACWRAPGGPGSAVGGQRNHPVVHVSHNDALAYCDWAGARLPTEAEWEYAARGGLDQARYPWGDELTPRGVHRCNIWQGAFPHHNTLDDGHLGTAPVKSYRPNGFGLWNVAGNVWEWCADWFGVDHPADPPTDPAGPSGGTDRVIKGGSYLCHASYCNRYRVGARSRNTPDSSTGNTGFRIAASASAL, from the coding sequence ATGCCGTCGAGTCACTCCCCCGCCGACCCGGCAGCCGGTCCGGGTGCCGTGCAGGTGCCCGCCCCCGTCCCGGCGGGCACCTGCTGCTCGCCTGGACGCCCGCGGGCACCGGAGGGCCGCGCACACGTACCCCGCCGCGCCGGGCGGGGCCGGGTGACCGGTCTGGTGCCCCTGCCCGGCGGCGCCTTCCGGATGGGTACGGACCACGCCGACCGGTTCGAGTCGGACGGCGAAGGACCCGTGCGCGAGGTGCGGTTGAGCCCCTTCGGGATCGCGGCGACCACGGTGACGAACGCACAGTTCGCCCGGTTCGTGAAGGAGACCTCGTACCTGACCGACGCCGAGCGGTTCGGCTGGTCGTACGTCTTCCACCTGCTGGTGTCACCGGCCGCACGCGGGTCGGCGCCGCCGGCCGCGGACCGGACACCCTGGTGGCTGGCCGTCGACGGCGCCTGCTGGCGGGCCCCGGGCGGACCCGGCTCCGCCGTGGGGGGCCAGCGGAACCATCCCGTCGTCCATGTGTCGCACAACGACGCACTGGCCTACTGCGACTGGGCGGGGGCCCGGCTGCCCACCGAGGCCGAGTGGGAGTACGCGGCGAGGGGAGGGCTCGACCAGGCACGCTATCCCTGGGGTGACGAGCTGACACCGCGCGGCGTACACCGCTGCAACATCTGGCAGGGCGCCTTCCCCCATCACAACACCCTGGACGACGGGCATCTGGGGACCGCGCCGGTGAAGTCCTACCGCCCCAACGGGTTCGGGCTGTGGAACGTCGCGGGCAATGTCTGGGAGTGGTGCGCGGACTGGTTCGGCGTCGACCACCCGGCAGACCCTCCGACCGATCCGGCCGGCCCGTCCGGCGGCACGGACCGGGTCATCAAGGGCGGTTCGTACCTGTGCCATGCCTCCTACTGCAACAGGTACCGGGTGGGCGCCCGCAGCAGGAACACACCCGACTCCTCGACGGGCAACACCGGATTCAGGATCGCGGCGAGTGCCTCCGCACTCTGA
- a CDS encoding sulfatase, protein MRIIYVDVDTLRPDHTGPYGYQRPITPNLDEFAERAAVMEGYYASDSPCVPSRTALTSGQFGITNGVVGHFGDAARFRVDLGHGLEDGRPLLGQHLGAHGYLTAGISSFAERHRAWYFSGNFRESIRATPDVGDEPADVITDRALEWIGGHRDDEDWYLHLTYWDPHMDYLQDPEWTDRARDSGPPPAWPDQNAIDSHAEVYGPRSALDFMYSDGLFEPRVPYNFPQSIRTRADYEKLINGYDGAILYWDHHFGRLLRGLEELGLRDEVAIIVSADHGESFGEQGLYAEHGLASESVHRLPLIMHWPGVTDGEQRRSDALLYNLDLAPTICDLLGLPVPRKWQGSSFAELVRGGQMESREYLVLSHGAHTFQRAVRDRDHLYIRTYHPGAFRAEWESLFHVTEDPYLTTDLSESEPDRMTLMRSRLTEWWNTYAGRPGSPPDPMQTALQQGPTLYNDPALYIEHLRRTGRDHLADDLRDRLAPDHGAVVTSWTAQADPHHAGKTGPRPGLRFAETREDLF, encoded by the coding sequence ATGCGGATCATCTACGTAGACGTCGACACGCTGCGGCCGGATCACACGGGCCCGTACGGATACCAGCGCCCGATCACGCCCAACCTGGACGAGTTCGCCGAGCGGGCCGCCGTGATGGAGGGCTACTACGCCAGCGACTCCCCGTGCGTCCCTTCCCGCACCGCGCTGACCAGCGGGCAGTTCGGCATCACCAACGGAGTCGTCGGCCACTTCGGCGACGCGGCACGGTTCCGTGTCGACCTCGGACACGGACTCGAGGACGGGCGTCCCCTCCTCGGTCAGCACCTCGGGGCCCACGGCTATCTGACCGCGGGCATCTCCTCGTTCGCCGAGCGGCACCGGGCCTGGTACTTCTCCGGCAACTTCCGTGAATCCATACGAGCCACCCCCGACGTCGGGGACGAACCGGCCGACGTCATCACCGACCGGGCGCTGGAGTGGATCGGCGGCCACCGGGACGACGAGGACTGGTACCTGCACCTGACCTACTGGGATCCGCACATGGACTACCTCCAGGACCCGGAATGGACCGACCGGGCCCGTGACTCCGGTCCCCCGCCCGCGTGGCCGGACCAGAACGCGATCGACTCCCACGCGGAGGTCTACGGCCCCCGCTCGGCCCTGGACTTCATGTACTCCGACGGGCTGTTCGAGCCCCGGGTCCCGTACAACTTCCCGCAGTCCATCCGCACCCGCGCCGACTACGAGAAGCTCATCAACGGCTACGACGGCGCGATCCTGTACTGGGACCATCACTTCGGGCGCCTGCTGCGCGGACTCGAGGAGCTCGGTCTGCGGGACGAGGTCGCGATCATCGTCAGCGCCGATCACGGCGAGTCCTTCGGCGAACAGGGCCTGTACGCCGAACACGGCCTCGCCAGCGAGTCCGTGCACCGCCTGCCGCTGATCATGCACTGGCCGGGGGTGACCGACGGGGAACAGCGGCGCAGCGACGCCCTGCTGTACAACCTCGACCTGGCTCCGACCATCTGCGATCTCCTGGGCCTGCCCGTCCCGCGGAAGTGGCAGGGAAGTTCGTTCGCCGAACTCGTCCGCGGCGGGCAGATGGAATCGCGTGAGTACCTCGTCCTCAGCCATGGCGCCCACACGTTCCAGCGCGCGGTGCGCGACCGCGACCACCTGTACATCCGCACCTACCATCCGGGCGCCTTCCGGGCGGAGTGGGAGTCGCTCTTCCACGTCACCGAGGATCCCTACCTGACGACCGACCTCTCGGAATCGGAGCCGGACCGGATGACGCTGATGCGCTCCCGGCTCACCGAGTGGTGGAACACCTACGCGGGCAGGCCCGGCTCACCGCCGGACCCCATGCAAACGGCCCTCCAGCAGGGGCCGACCCTCTACAACGACCCCGCGCTCTACATCGAACATCTGCGTCGTACCGGCCGGGACCACCTCGCGGACGACCTGCGGGACCGGTTGGCTCCGGACCACGGCGCGGTCGTCACCTCGTGGACGGCGCAGGCGGACCCGCACCACGCCGGGAAGACCGGTCCGCGTCCCGGTCTCCGGTTCGCCGAGACACGTGAGGACCTGTTCTGA